ACGCGAGCGCGGTCGCGGCGACGAGGGCCATGACGGCAAGTGAAAATCTCAGCATGTAAATCCTCCCTCCGGAAATCGTTCGCCTCGACTTTAGAGGGTCGCCAGTCGGCCGCAAGTGGCCGCGTGATACGCGTGATCGGGTTCATCGTACCTTGCCGTGCGCATTGTCGCTGACTACAGCAGCGAGGTTGCTCAACCGGATGATCGCCTTGACGCTCTTCGATGCCGCCCTGCTCTTCGTCTCCGCCGTCGTCGCCGGCGCGGTCAACGCCGTCGCGGGCGGTGGCACCTTCCTGACCTTCGGCGCGCTTTCCGTTGCCGGCATACCGCCGATCGTCGCCAATGCGACGTCGTCCATCACCCAGTTTCCCGGCTACATCACCTCGACACTGGCCTACTGGAGCGACATCAGGACGTTCTGGCGCGGCGCGCTGCTGCTGTGTGTCATCTCGGCGGCGGGAGCCTTGGTGGGCGCCTCGATCCTGCTTGCACTCGACAACCCGTCCTTCCGCGCGCTGGTGCCCTGGCTGCTGATCGCCGCCACTGCCATCTTCGCCGCCGGCCCGTGGCTCAAGCCAAAGCCGAAAGCGGGTCAGGAGGCAGCGGTGGGCGGCTTCGTGGGCTCGATGGTGCAGTTCGTCACCGCCGTCTACGGCGGCTTCTTCGGCGCCGGCATGGGCGTGATGATGCTGGCGACGCTCGGGCTCACGCAGGAGGGCGACT
The Mesorhizobium australicum genome window above contains:
- a CDS encoding sulfite exporter TauE/SafE family protein — its product is MTLFDAALLFVSAVVAGAVNAVAGGGTFLTFGALSVAGIPPIVANATSSITQFPGYITSTLAYWSDIRTFWRGALLLCVISAAGALVGASILLALDNPSFRALVPWLLIAATAIFAAGPWLKPKPKAGQEAAVGGFVGSMVQFVTAVYGGFFGAGMGVMMLATLGLTQEGDYHRLNALKNMLSIVIAAVAIVVFVWGGVIAWPQALVMIPAVAIGGWYGVWIAKRVPQPILRGFVIAIGLLLAVYYFVTG